The following coding sequences are from one Lolium rigidum isolate FL_2022 chromosome 6, APGP_CSIRO_Lrig_0.1, whole genome shotgun sequence window:
- the LOC124667043 gene encoding uncharacterized protein K02A2.6-like, producing SALKTIPITWPFAVWGLDMVGPFKTARGGMTHLLVMIDKFTKWIEAKPIKKLDGSTAVTFLKEIIVRYGYPHSIITDNGSNFAEGIFKRYCGEMGIRMDLSSVAHPETNGQVEKANGLILAGIRPRLVEPLERSAGCWIEELPSVLWSLRTTPNRSVGFTPFFLVYGAEAVLPTDIEHDAPRIKLYTEAEAKEAREDGVDLVEEVRLMAESRSTIYQQSLRRYHSRKVQSLAFREGDLVLRLI from the coding sequence tccgccttgaagaccatccccattacttggccatttgccgtatggggcttggatatggtgggcccattcaaaacagcccgaggcggcatgactcatctcttggtgatgattgacaaattcactaagtggatcgaagccaagccaatcaaaaagctggacggctccacagccgtcacattcctcaaagagataatcgtgagatatggctacccgcatagcatcatcaccgacaatggcagcaacttcgctgaaggcattttcaaacgctactgcggggagatggggatccggatggacctatcgtccgtggcgcacccggagaccaacggccaagtggagaaggcaaatggcttgatcctagccggcatccggccccggctggtggagccgcttgagcgctcagccggctgctggattgaagagctgcccagcgtgctgtggagcctgcgcacaacaccaaaccgctcagtcggcttcacacccttcttcctcgtatacggggccgaagccgtcctgccaaccgacatcgagcacgacgcgccaagaatcaagctctacacagaagctgaagccaaagaagctcgtgaagatggagtcgacctggtggaagaggtccggctgatggccgaatccaggtcaaccatataccagcaaagcctccgacgctatcacagccggaaggtccagtccttagcattccgagaaggagacctagtgctccggctgatc